TTCTGGCCCACCGCGATCGGCCCGCTCGACGAGCTGACCAACACCGCCGAGTTCCTCGTCCACCACGAAGACGTCCGGCGCGCGCAGCCGGGCTGGGAGCCGCGGCCCGCCGACGCCACCCGGGACGCCGCGGCGTGGCGCTCGGCCAAGGGCGCCGCCAAGCTCAACCTGCGCAAGTCGCCGGTCGGTGTGACGCTCCGCACGAAGGACGGCCGGGAGGCCGCGGTCAAGACCGGGCCGGACCCGGTCACGATCGTCGGCGAGCCGGTGGACCTGCTGCTGTTCGTTTTCGGCCGCGACGCCGTGCACCTCGACTTCGAGGGCGACGCCACCGCCGTCACGAAGCTGCAGTCGGTGAAGCGGGGGCTCTAGGCTGCGCGTCATGCCGATGATCAGCGTTGCCATGTTCCCCGGTCGCACGCCCGCCCAGAAGAGCGCTCTGGTCCGGGAGCTGACCGACGCGTTCGTCCGCACCTGCGGCGGCAAGCCCGAAGGCGTCCAGGTGACGCTGG
This genomic window from Amycolatopsis mongoliensis contains:
- a CDS encoding TIGR03085 family metal-binding protein codes for the protein MCVAADERQALSSLLEDLGPDAPTLCEGWTTRDLAAHLVVREHRPDAAPGIVVPALAGYTQKVQDSYAAKPWAGLVEQVRRGPSKFWPTAIGPLDELTNTAEFLVHHEDVRRAQPGWEPRPADATRDAAAWRSAKGAAKLNLRKSPVGVTLRTKDGREAAVKTGPDPVTIVGEPVDLLLFVFGRDAVHLDFEGDATAVTKLQSVKRGL
- a CDS encoding tautomerase family protein, translating into MPMISVAMFPGRTPAQKSALVRELTDAFVRTCGGKPEGVQVTLVEIGADHWATGGVLHSER